The Naumovozyma dairenensis CBS 421 chromosome 2, complete genome genome segment tcaaattcaattaaaaaattaccCATTTCAAAACAAATGTCTTCAACTTCATTATCAActtataataatggaaaaaGAACTCCATCAATTTCAGATTCATCTATAATATCAACTTCATTTTCGAATATTAGCACAGCAACAAATACAACACTATTGAAGAAACCAATGACAATATGTTTCAATTGTAAAACTACAAAGACCCCTCTTTGGAGAAGAGATCCACAAGGTAATACTCTATGTAACGCTTGTggattatttcaaaaattacatGGAACAATGAGaccattatcattaaaatcggatatcattaaaaagagaaatacaaggaaaaagacaaaaagAAACTTGCAACAAGAACATTGgaatcaacaacaacaacaacaacaacaacaacaacaacaacaacaaaagaataataacacCGCGACCACCAACAATGCCCTTgcaaatatatcattacGAATACATCCGAAACAAACAATTTCTGATAACAATTTAATGAATACAACAAACACTTCAAGATCAACTACCTTGGCAACTACTAATACAAAAGTTATGGCTGAATTAAATCAAACCTCAAGATTAACAATGAATAACAATGATACGAATGCTTATGTACCGTCATCTCAActattaattaataataccaattctaattcaacaacaactttaaataatattacaatGCCCCAGAATAGAAATATgaaatcaagaagaagtagTACATCATCAAATACTTCAAATTCAAGTAGAACTTCAACAAGATCAATGGTACCAATATTACCAAAACCAAGTCCAaacaataattcaaataatagtacCGCAGCGTCATCACCAAGAATAATTAATATGAATTCTCATggtattaataataataataataataataataataataataataataataatacaaacactaataatataatggCAAGTAATAGTCCATTACAACAAGGTCTTTTCTCAACTTCttattcatcaattaataGTGCTAGTAATAGAACAGGTATTACAAttccaagaagaaaaaattcaagaaatccATCTTATTCTTCCTCATTTATGGCAAATTCTTTACAACAATTGCAACAACAGAAACAATTgcaacaacatcaacaacaacatcaacaacaacaacaacagcaacaacaatatttgTCAAAACAAAGTAGAGAAAGTTCTGCTTCAACCATTACTGTATCTAATAGTTGGAATTCGagaaataatagtaatttAGACTTATTTAAtagtaacaataacaataacaataacaaaaacaataataataataacagaGTCACAAGTAATGATGAAGCTCTTGAATCACCAACATctattattcaaaatccCATTAGAAGACCATCATCAAGAGATTCACCTATGTCATTATTGTCAcaacaatttcaaagttcaacaagaaataacaataacaataacaataatagtaataataacaacaacaacataaCAAATAGACGAATACCTTCCAGTTCGTCAATATCAAACCCTAATAAAGCTAATATGATAGAAAGTCCAGAAAATATGACGAACAATAATCGATTTTATCAATCACATTTTGATTCCCCACCAATTTCAGCAACAACACCAACTTCATTATCAGCATCAgcatcagcatcatcatcacaaTATGATTTACAATCCTTACATTCTTCATCTGGAAGAGAATCATTTCATTCAACAAGTACCACAGCATCAATTTCAACTttaaacaataataataataataataatatgacTCCGCATAGAAATTATTCAGATTCCTTAAAGcaacaaagaaattttaAACATTCATTATCAAGAGAAAATAGTGCAAACTTTAATAGTAACACTAGCaacaattttgaaataaataatctaTTATCAATGGGGATACGGAAATATAATGGTGATTTACAAATAAGAGGTAATCCTTCCACTACCACTTCATCAAATGTAACTACTCCAATGttatcattgaatttagatacattaaaatatgaaaatggaaatgaaaataaaacaactaatacaaaaaataccaataatgataacgTTACGCACTTTTTTAAtgagaataataaagatgaaaaaaatcCTCCTGCCACAACCACAACAACGACAACAACTATCACCGATGAATTGGATTGGTTAAAATTTGGAATGTAAAGACAGCCTCATTCCCCATTCTCTGTTGTACGTATAACTCTAAGCTTTAATTCCtgaacaaacaaaaaaattatatataaatgtatTAATATAAACTTTTACTTTtatagataatatttttattcataTGTAATCATTCATTGCTTCGcttattttcatttaaaaatgaattaatatTCATCTCTGTCCTTTTATATAATCGCATGAGTTCAATATAGCCTATCAATCACTCAAACagtttataattttatcatcaCTGACATACTCATTGAGGAATGATCTTCCTTATACTTTTTTGTACAAAAAAAgttcttcatcaatttgaCCAATATTAATTAATCGATGGTTACTCTTTGATAATgcttcaataattctttttggAACTTCacaaaaagaattaaacAATTCGTACAATGTCCCATCATTAACACAAATAGGTGGAGCAAATCCAAGTCCTGAATTATCATGCATAGAATTAAACAATTGATGTAGTGTTCCATCACGAAGTGCGATACCAGGATCAAGAAATGGTAAATAATTATTCCGACAATTTAAATGTGCCATCTTTGCGAAAATATGAATCAATTCATGAGGCACAAATATTTTAGTATAATTATTGTTCAAATCTCTTCTTAATATACTATCActataattaaaatatctaTCTTGCTTTGAATAAAGGACGTAAGCTTTAAATGcataaatgaaatattgtTGGAAATATTTAAGTTGAATATCATTTGCCTCACtaacatttgaaaaagtCATAACTTGATACAAcgtttcaattttttcatttaattcttgATAATTCACTTTAAAATATCCTTGTTGCTTGATAGGTCCGACGACGCAGCATTTACGCAAAGGTTTATCATcaacattatcatcatctctTGCTTTCAATTCGTTACGGAAAACATTAATTTCTAGTTGTTTCCTAACAAGTTTTGTAGAATCGATGATATCCCTGTAGACTTTCATTAATGTATAACtccctttttcttttccaaaTCGTAGGTTATACAGAAATAGTTTATTGGTCAAATCCATATGGATAAATTCTGTTTTGTATTAAAGCTAATTTGTGTCATTTCTTGCATTTTCTTCTGTCGTCGGCAATTCGAAGGGCATTGATTTTGCCCAAACCAGTATACCATATAGGTAATTCTATTGTTGTAACATAAAATCATTGTTCCTATTGATTATCAAGCAGTAAGGTGTCAGTGATATCATGGTTTTCTTCGTAGGAAAGAAGCCTTAAATTTCTATTGCTCGAAACACACTGAGACCGTATC includes the following:
- the GLN3 gene encoding nitrogen-responsive transcriptional regulator GLN3 (similar to Saccharomyces cerevisiae GLN3 (YER040W); ancestral locus Anc_3.539), which codes for MAEHNNNNNNNNNLYDMFTTLSSPNVSQSATPNNHNNDITKHDDHMDTDIILHNESNNNNYINGFHIDTKNITASTMSTATATATATATFDAMLEVLPDDNIPFNSFFSLSNDTNNTTTTTNHNDKDIDIDMIMNNDNNINNNNIHNSNSLFDQFTDLSTKNIDHNNNNNDSITSTTASSKPIDISKNQQNGEIAQFWDFNIDSLNMTPGNSTDSATISAPNSYNSDINNHNHQIGIPSLPKNNHNNNTHFHIGSTPKKNSLFSTSITNHYQNTQLNNNNTNNNNQIPPSFSTNNQFNKYQPQNNNDYNLPTTLKPNSSNSIKKLPISKQMSSTSLSTYNNGKRTPSISDSSIISTSFSNISTATNTTLLKKPMTICFNCKTTKTPLWRRDPQGNTLCNACGLFQKLHGTMRPLSLKSDIIKKRNTRKKTKRNLQQEHWNQQQQQQQQQQQQQQKNNNTATTNNALANISLRIHPKQTISDNNLMNTTNTSRSTTLATTNTKVMAELNQTSRLTMNNNDTNAYVPSSQLLINNTNSNSTTTLNNITMPQNRNMKSRRSSTSSNTSNSSRTSTRSMVPILPKPSPNNNSNNSTAASSPRIINMNSHGINNNNNNNNNNNNNNNTNTNNIMASNSPLQQGLFSTSYSSINSASNRTGITIPRRKNSRNPSYSSSFMANSLQQLQQQKQLQQHQQQHQQQQQQQQQYLSKQSRESSASTITVSNSWNSRNNSNLDLFNSNNNNNNNKNNNNNNRVTSNDEALESPTSIIQNPIRRPSSRDSPMSLLSQQFQSSTRNNNNNNNNSNNNNNNITNRRIPSSSSISNPNKANMIESPENMTNNNRFYQSHFDSPPISATTPTSLSASASASSSQYDLQSLHSSSGRESFHSTSTTASISTLNNNNNNNNMTPHRNYSDSLKQQRNFKHSLSRENSANFNSNTSNNFEINNLLSMGIRKYNGDLQIRGNPSTTTSSNVTTPMLSLNLDTLKYENGNENKTTNTKNTNNDNVTHFFNENNKDEKNPPATTTTTTTTITDELDWLKFGM
- the NDAI0B06120 gene encoding uncharacterized protein, which produces MDLTNKLFLYNLRFGKEKGSYTLMKVYRDIIDSTKLVRKQLEINVFRNELKARDDDNVDDKPLRKCCVVGPIKQQGYFKVNYQELNEKIETLYQVMTFSNVSEANDIQLKYFQQYFIYAFKAYVLYSKQDRYFNYSDSILRRDLNNNYTKIFVPHELIHIFAKMAHLNCRNNYLPFLDPGIALRDGTLHQLFNSMHDNSGLGFAPPICVNDGTLYELFNSFCEVPKRIIEALSKSNHRLINIGQIDEELFLYKKV